From a region of the Actinomadura luzonensis genome:
- a CDS encoding ferredoxin, whose amino-acid sequence MRVKVDELVCEANAVCMGLAPEVFEVDDDDQLHILLPEPPPELHDRVRHAVRSCPKAALSIEE is encoded by the coding sequence ATGAGAGTCAAGGTGGACGAGCTGGTCTGCGAGGCCAACGCCGTGTGCATGGGGCTCGCGCCGGAGGTCTTCGAGGTCGACGACGACGACCAGCTCCACATCCTGCTTCCCGAACCACCCCCCGAGCTGCACGACCGCGTCCGCCACGCGGTCCGGTCGTGCCCGAAAGCCGCCCTCTCCATCGA
- a CDS encoding pyridoxamine 5'-phosphate oxidase family protein, giving the protein MNQRARIAMSDDDVAAFLEASRKLQLATINPDGTPHLVTMFYGLDAGRIAFWTYAKAQKARNLARDPRVSCLVETGDDYGELRGVLLYGKAEQVTDRDRIMAIGLTVARRMTPGVPDELLLPYVEQTGRKRIAYVVERTKVVSWDHRRLS; this is encoded by the coding sequence GTGAACCAGCGCGCCCGCATCGCGATGTCCGACGACGACGTGGCCGCCTTCCTGGAGGCCTCCCGCAAGCTGCAGCTCGCGACGATCAACCCGGACGGCACGCCGCACCTGGTGACGATGTTCTACGGCCTGGACGCGGGACGCATCGCGTTCTGGACCTACGCCAAGGCGCAGAAGGCCCGCAACCTGGCCCGCGACCCCCGCGTGAGCTGCCTCGTCGAGACCGGCGACGACTACGGCGAGCTCCGCGGCGTCCTGCTGTACGGCAAGGCCGAGCAGGTCACCGACCGGGACCGGATCATGGCCATCGGCCTCACGGTCGCCCGCCGCATGACCCCCGGCGTGCCGGACGAGCTCCTGCTCCCGTACGTCGAGCAGACCGGGCGCAAGCGGATCGCGTACGTCGTCGAGCGCACCAAAGTGGTCTCATGGGACCACAGGAGGCTGTCATGA
- a CDS encoding class I SAM-dependent methyltransferase yields the protein MPSELLYAAKHAKGFMPVPEGLALYETACRYGKLGPICEIGTYCGKSAIYLGAAARQSGTVVVTVDHHRGSEEIQPGWAHHDPTLVDPRFGKMDSLPTFRATIAAAGLEEEVIAIVGRSERVAALWNAPLGMVFIDGGHSEEPVTRDYEGWAPHVMPGGALVFHDVYPDPADGGQAPYRVYLRALESEAFEEVSAEGSLRVLERVAPGL from the coding sequence ATGCCGTCCGAGCTGCTCTACGCAGCCAAGCACGCCAAGGGGTTCATGCCCGTCCCCGAGGGCCTGGCCCTGTACGAGACGGCCTGCCGGTACGGCAAGCTCGGCCCCATCTGCGAGATCGGCACCTACTGCGGCAAGTCCGCGATCTACCTCGGCGCCGCGGCCCGGCAGTCCGGCACGGTGGTCGTCACCGTCGACCACCACCGCGGCTCGGAGGAGATCCAGCCCGGCTGGGCCCATCACGACCCCACGCTGGTGGACCCGCGCTTCGGCAAGATGGACTCCCTGCCGACCTTCCGCGCCACGATCGCCGCGGCGGGCCTGGAGGAGGAGGTGATCGCGATCGTCGGCCGCTCCGAGCGGGTGGCCGCGCTCTGGAACGCGCCGCTCGGCATGGTGTTCATCGACGGCGGCCACTCCGAGGAGCCGGTCACCCGCGACTACGAGGGCTGGGCGCCGCACGTCATGCCGGGCGGGGCGCTGGTCTTCCACGACGTCTACCCCGACCCGGCCGACGGCGGGCAGGCGCCGTACCGGGTCTACCTGCGGGCCCTGGAGTCCGAGGCGTTCGAGGAGGTCTCGGCCGAGGGCTCGCTGCGCGTGCTGGAGCGCGTCGCGCCCGGCCTCTGA